Within the Gemmatimonadaceae bacterium genome, the region TCTCGGGGCTCTCTTCCGGGCGAACCATCTTCATCGCCCGCCGCTTCGGCTTCCGTCCGGAGACCGTCGCGGTGGAGGTGCTCGACAGTCGACCGACCCGATTGGACTTCACGCTTCGTCGGGTCGCCGTTCAACTCGACAGTCAGTTCGTGACGGCCGATTCGGCGCGCCAATTCAAGATGGGCGCCTTCAACAAACGCCGCGGACGCGGAATCGGATTCTTCTTGACGCGCGAGGACATCGAGAAACATCAGTCTGCCAGCGTCAGTGAGCTGCTCCGCTACGTTCCCGGCGTGACGATCTCGCAACGCATGGCGGGCGAGCCACAGCCCGTCCACATGCAGCGCTCGTCCAATCCGACCAACCAGTCGACTTGCACGGTCGCGCTCTACGTCGATGGGAACCCGTATCCTAACGGCAGCGTCGACGACTTCCCGCCGGGATCGCTGGAGGGGATCGAGGTGTACCGCAGCGCGTCCGAGATCCCGGCCGAGTTTCGAACGCGCGATTCGATGTGTGGGTTGATCGCGCTGTGGACGCGCGACCCAGAGGCGGCGCGCCGGCACCCATAGCCGGGCTCGCCCGAGTCACGGGACGACGGCGAAACTTGGACCGGTACGGGCTCGTATCGCCTTGAGCCTCATGCGTTCCGCCGGGGGGGGAAGGTTTTGTGATCGTCCTCGTTCTGAGCACCGCCGCGGCCCTGGCTTTCCAAGGGTCGCCGCCACCGACTCCACCGACGCCGCCGGGGACTCCGGCGCAGCAGGGCGGCCGCGCACCAGCTTGCACGGGACGATGCCCTGGGGGCCGTTCCCGCACACCGGCGGTTCGAGACAGCACGGACGGCGACTCGACGGACGCGCCGAACTGCAAAGGGGCCGTCATCACCGCGTGCACGAACGGCCACCATCGGCGCCAAGGGATTCGGCGCGCGGTCACGGCCGAACTTCAAGCGAGCGCGTTCAAGGACGCGACGGCCAAGATCACTCTCCTCGCCGCGCGCGCGGCGCGGCTCAGGCAGGACTCGGCGCTCGTCGCGTACGACGCGACCACGTACGAGCGCATCTCGGTTGGATTCGGGTTCGGCAGCATTGGACGCGACCGGCTTCTCTTTCGCCACGAGGCCGCGGCGCACGTCCGGTGGCAGCAGGGGAAAGGCGCGTGGGTGGACGTGAAGGGCGCGCGCAACGCCGCGCCGATGCTCGGGAAAGAGGCGCAGGTAGAGATCGACAACGAAACGAACGATCCCGATCTCATGGGAGAAATCCCGTACTACCCGGGATACGAGCCGCTCTGGGTCGGCGGCGGCGACGTCGCGCGCGCACAAGTCGACGAGACGGAGATCGTGCACCCGATCGCAGATGGCGCCGAAGCGTACTACACGTACGAGACCGGCGATTCCGTCAGCTTCAAGCTGCCGGATGGAACGGTGATTCAGCTGCGCGAGCTGCGCGTGCGGCCACGCCAGCCGAAATGGAATCTCGGAGTCGGCTCTCTCTGGTTCGATACGCATTCGGGCCAACTCGTGCGTGCCGCGTATCGGCTCTCGGTGCCTCTCGATATCTGGGCTGTCGCGACCGAGGATGACCCCAAGTCGATGGACGACGTGCCCGTCTGGGTGAAGCCGCTGATCACGCCGATGAAGGCCGAGGTCTCGGCGATTGCCGTCGAGTACAGCCTGCACGAAGGCCGCTTCTGGCTGCCGCGCTTGCGCTACGCCGAGGCCTACGCGCAAGTGAGCTTCATGAAGGTGCCGGTGAAGGTGGAAGAGAGCTTCAAGTATGCGAGCGTGAACGGCAAGGACACGATTCCCACGATTCCTCTCGCGCCGGCGCGCTTTCAGCCGCCCGACTCGCTGAGCGAAGACGCGCGTATCGCGTGGCGCGACTCCGTCCGCGCCGCGAATCGCGCGTACGCTCGCGCGGTGCGCGACTCGATTCGTCAGGGGCTCAAGAAGCCGGAACGTCGCACCTCGCAGTGCGATACGTCGGCGTACCGCGTGTCCGCTAGGAGCCGCTATGAAGGCGCGGTCCCCATAGCGATGCGCGTGCCGTGCGACACGGCCGCCCTCTCTCACTCCCCCGATCTCCCGCCGTCGATCTACGACGAGGGCGAAGAAGTCTTCGACGCGAAGGATTTGCAGGATCTCAAAGCGCAGGCGCTCTCGCTCACCGCGCAGGCTCCGCTTCAGTTCAGACTCCGCATGCTTCCGCCGCCAACCATTTCGTATGGTCCGGCGCTGATGCGCTACAACCGAGTCGAAGGATTTTCGGTCGGCGCATCCGTCGAACAGCAACTTGGCGGCGGCTACAGCGGGTCGGCCATCGGCCGGATCGGATTCGCGGACTTCGAACCGAATTTGGAGTTGTCGCTCGCGCGATCGAATCTCACGAAGACGATTCGATTCACGGCGTACAATCGCCTGGTCTCGGCGAGCGACTGGGGGCATCCGCTCACCTTTGGCAGCTCGTTCTCGGCGCTCATGTTCGGGCGCGACGAAGGGTTCTATTATCGCGCCTCCGGCATCGACCTCACGCGTTCACTGGACGGCACATTCGGTGGTGGCGTGCAGATGGGATGGCGCCTGTTCGCCGAGCAGGAGCGAACCGCGAAGGTCAAAACCAACTTTTCGGTGGATGGCGACGATTTTCCCGCGAACCTCGTCGCTCAGCGCGGCGGCTACGCGGGCTTCTCGGCGCACATCGACGATCAGATGGGACTCAACCCCGAGGCGCTGCGCCTGTTCTCGAGTCTGCGTTTCGAGAGCGCGATCGGACGGGGCGACTCGGCGTACGGCCGTGCCGCCTTCGACGTGACCGCGTCGCACGGACTTGGCCGCCTCGCGGGGTCGCTCGCGCTCTCGGCGGGCGGATCGGTTGGCCAGCTGCCGCCACAGCGCCGCTGGTATCTCGGTGGAAACGCGACCGTACGGGGACAGAGTCCCGACACGGCGCAGAGCGGAAACGCGTTCTGGCTGACGCGCGCCGAGCTTGGTATGAACGACGCCGGCGCCCGACCGACGATCTTCGCGGATCTCGGATGGGTCGGCGATCGCACGAAGCTCAGTCAAGTTGGCCGACCGATGAGCGGCGTCGGGGCGGGCGTGTCGTTTCTCGACGGCCTGTTCAGATTCGACGTCGCGAGAGGCCTGTATCCGCGCAAACAGTTCCGCGTGGACCTTTACCTCGAATCGAAATTCTGAATTAGACGGACTTCGTCAAGATTCTGTACCGAGCCTTGACGGCCTTGCATCCCGCCTTACCTTCTTTTCGCATGAGCACCGCCCGGACCATACGCTGCTGCCGCCAAGCCATGTGCTGCTGCATGAGCATGTGTATGTGTCGCATGTGTCAATCGACATGTGAGGCTCTGGGCGTTCGCATCTAGCACGGCTTTCTAGCAGCGACTCGCGCTCCGGTCCTCACCGAGGGACCGGGGCGTTTTTGTTTGGTCGCGAGTCGCCGCCCGGTCCCAGAGTGAACCAGCGAGTCGCATCACCCGCGACCCACACTCAGGACTGCCGCCCCATGCAACCGATCGCCGTTTTCCACGAACACCCGGACTGGTTCAAGCCGCTCTTCCTCGAGCTCGAGCGGCGCGGCCTGCCGTACGAGCGCGTCGACGCCGCGTCGCACGTGTTCGACCCGTCCGAGGACGATGTGCCGTATTCGCTCGTGTTCAACCGCGCGAGCCCATCCGCCTACCTGCGCAATCATCGCCAGACGACGTTCCATACGCTTCACTGGCTGAGGCATCTCGAGCGAATCGGCGTTCCCGTCGTGAACGGCGCGCACGTCTACGCATACGAGTTGTCAAAAGTGTCGCAGCTCGATCTGCTCGAGGAGCTCGGCCTTCCATATCCGAAGGCGCGCGCGATCAACGATCCGTCGCTCGGCCTGAAGGCCGCGAAGGATCTCCGCTATCCGGTCCTCGTGAAAGCGAACATCGGCGGCAGCGGCGCAGGCATCGTTCGCTACGAGACCGAAGCGGCGCTCGCCGGAGCGATCGAGCGGGGCGAGGTGCAGCTCGGCATCGACGGCGTCGCGCTCGTGCAGGAATCGGCCCCGCTTCGCGATGGCCACATCGTACGCGTCGAGACGCTCGGCGGAAAATATCTGTACGCGATCAAGGTCTTTCCGGCCGTCGGATCGTTCGACCTCTGCCCGGCCGACGCGTGTCAGACGGCGGATGGCGTCGAGCTCGTGCGCGGCGCGTGCGCGGTCGACGCGCCGAAGACGGGACTCAGGGTGGAAGGATACGACGCGCCGCCCGAGATCATCGAGCAGGTCGAAGCGATCTCGCGCCGTGCCGGCCTCGACGTAGGCGGCATCGAGTATCTGATCGACGACCGCGACGGGAAGCACTACTTCTACGACGTCAACGCGCTGTCGAACTTCGTCGCCGACCCGGTGAATGTGATCGGCTTCGATCCGTGGGTGAAGCTCGTCGACTATCTCGTGTCGCGGAGCGCGCCCGCCCGCCGCGCGACGGAGCGCACGAACGAACGCGCCAGGTTCCACGCGAGCCTGCCATGAGATACGGATACTGGCTTCCCGTCTTCGGCGGCTGGCTTCGCAATGTCGAGGACGAAGGAATGGCGGCGTCGTGGGACTACGTGCGGCGGCTCGCCCAACGCAGTGAGGAAATCGGCTACGATCTCACGCTGATCGCGGAGCTGCTCCTCAACGACATCAAGGGCATCAAAGCGCCGTCGCTCGACGCGTGGTCGACGGCCGCGGCGCTGGCCGCGGTCACGGAGCGCCTCGAGCTGATGGTCGCGGTGCGGCCGTCGTTCCACCCGCCGGCGATTCTCGCCAAGCAGGCCGCGAACATCGATCGCATCTCGAACGGACGTCTCGCCCTCAACGTCGTGTCCGCGTGGTGGAAGGACGAGGCGCGTCGGTTCGGCGCCGCATTCGACGAGCATGACGATCGCTACGGACGCACGCGCGAGTGGTTGGACGTCGTGGATGGCGCGTGGCGTGAGCCGGCGTTCACGTACCACGGCAAGTTCTACAACCACGACGACATCGTGCTCGAGCCGAAACCCGCTTCAAAACCCGGCCGTCCGCGTCCGACGATTTACGCGGGGGGAGAATCCGAAGCGGCGAAAACGCTCATCTCGCGGCAGTGCGACGCGTACGTCATGCACGGCGACCCGCCGGAGCGGATCGCGCCCAAAATCGCCGACATGCGGGCCCGACGTGAGCAGGCCTCCGAGGCCCTCGGCATCGACCTCCCGCCGATGCAGTTCGGCGTCGCCGCGTACACGATCGTCCGCGATTCGGAGGCGGAAGTTCGAGACGAAATCGAGCGCATCACCAACGTGGCCGCGGGATCTCCCGGTTACGAGAACTATCGGGACTGGATCGCGAACACGAAGCTCGAGCAGCAGGTGAGCCTCCAGGATTATTCCGTGTCCAACCGCGGACTGCGGGCCGGGCTGGTCGGAACCCCGGAGCAGGTGGCCGAGCGAACGTCGCAGTTCGCCGAGGCGGGGGTGGACCTGCTTCTTCTCCAGTGCAGTCCCCAACTGGAGGAAATGGAGCGTTTCGCGGAAGAGGTGATAGCGGCGCGGGTCTAGGCGGGTGGGCCGGTGGGCCGGTGGGCCGGTGGTCCGGGAGACCGCGGGGCCGGAGGGCGCTGGGCCGCTACACCGGCGGAGATATCTGGAACGCGCCAATCGGATGCAGGGTCTGAGCTCCCAGCTCGGGCCCTTCGCATTTCACCGGCCTCGCGGCCATCCGGTCCACCGGTCCACCGGTTCACCGCCTTTTTTTGTGTCCCCCGTCGCGGCCCGAATCCGCTGCGGCGCACAGAATGCATGCGTCCGCCCCTGCTCCGCCGTGGGATACCGGCGGGGTTGACAGCAAGTCCCCGGCGGACAGGGTTGTGGGCGTGCTTAAATCAATCCAGTGCAAAGAGTTGGACAGTTTGCATCAGTTGTTGGGTCTTCGGCCGACACTTACCACAGGACAAGGGGTTTCCGGCGCGCGACACGCCGGCTGACGGACGTTCTCCCGGTTCATCTTTCGAGTGAAACAGGACACACTGGATCCCGCCCGCGCCAACGCGGACGTACTGCTGTGGCAAGCGCCTGCCCGAATCGCGATCGCGATGTTTCTTGGGTTGTTCGAGTTGCTCTTTCAACAACTCGACATCCTCGGTGGCAGCGATCTCTGGGTAGCGATCACCCTGGTCGGTTATGTCCTCGCGATCCGGCTGCTCAGCCGCCGGATGCGCGAAACCGGCACGGCCGGAAACCTCATGGTCGCCGCCACCGTCCTGGCCGACCTCGCGTTCATCTTCGGGTCGACGATCGCGTCCTCACCTGTCGCGTATTACGAGCGAATTCTAGTTCTCTCGTTCTTCGTCCTGCATTCGGTGGAGTCGTATTTCGGCCGCACGCACGCCACGTTGACGCTTCTCGCCGTCGTGGTCGGCTACCTCGTCGCGGTGCGTGTCGGCGCGCTCATGCTCGGCACGCCGCAGGATCCGATCGAAGAGATCTGGTCGATCGCCCTGTTCACCACGGCTGCCCTCCTGCTGATCGTGCAGTTCGGCAATATCCAGCGGCGCCTCGAGCACATCGTGGAGCTGTTCGAGTGGGCCGAAGAGGGCGACTTCAGCCGCGCCTACGACGTGAACACCAACACGAACCCCGAGTCGATCACGCGCGTGGGCCGGGCGTACAACCGGGTGCGCCTCCAGCTGGCCAGCATGGTGCTGACCGATCCGCTCACCGGCTGTCTCAACCGTCGCGGGTTGGACCAGGTGTTGGCGCGCGAGATCGCGCGGGCCGGCCGCACCGGCCAGCAGATCTCGCTCATCGCCGTCGACCTCGATCATTTCAAGAAAGTCAACGACACGTACGGCCACATCACCGGCGACGTCGTGCTGCGCGAGCTCGGGATGCTGCTGGGCCAGGCGGCTCGGTCGGGGGACATGGTGGCGCGCACGGGTGGCGAAGAGTTCTCGATCCTCTTGCCGCAGACAGGGCCCGAGGGCGCCTACCGCATGGCGGTTCGCATTTGGGAGACCGTGCGAAATCACGCGTTCATGGTGAACGGAACGCGGCTCAAGCTGACGGTCAGCGTCGGCGTGGTCACTTCGCCGGGCATCGGCGGCGACGCGGTCGCCGCGAGCCTCAAGGAGCGTGCGGACGTCACGCTCTACGCCGCCAAGCGCGGCGGGCGCGACCAGGTGCGGGAATGGGACGACGCCTTCGCGACGTCACTCACGCCGGCCCACGACGTTCCGCTGGTCTCGAACTCCGGCTCCTAAGGCCTTTCGGTTGCCGGGCGGCCGATGGGCGCCCGCGGTCCCTCGCGCGAGGCGCGAGGGACGTTCGCGCTTGTTAGCGGCGGGTAACGCTGACCTTGCCCGTCTTGCCCCGAGCCGGCCGAATCACGATATCGATGTCGCGGCCAAGCCGAGCGAGCATGCGAATGAGGCGCTCGGTCGAGAATCCGCGCAGTTTTCCCGTCACGACGAGGGAGATCTGCGACGGCGCGTCGCGCATGATGTAAGCGGCTTCCGTCTGCGTAAGCTGTTGATCATCGAGAATGCTCGCGATTTCCTTAGCGAGGACATTCTTGGGGATCACTGATTCGGGGACCGCCCGAGGGCGGCGCAGCGCATGAGATCTAGCCACGGTTCGTTGGGTCAGAGGAGGATGTGCGGCAACATTAGAGCGCTTTAATCTTAGCGAAACCTGTGCCGTAGGAAAAGGTGAAGTTCTCAATTTTTCTGAACACACTTGGACGTTCTTTGTGTCCAATTCGTATTTCCATGCCAGGGACCTTCGAACCCGCGTAGTACGAATCGAAATATCAAAACGCTTGGCCATGAACACGCGAACGATTGCGTGATCGACTTTCTGAGAACTGGATGACCGACTTCGCGGAACAACTACAAGCGGCGCTTGGCACCGGCTACCAGCTCGACTCGGAGCTCACCGGCGGCGGGATGAGCCGTGTATTCGTCGCGATCGATCGCGCCCTCGGCCGTAAGGTCGTCGTGAAGGTGCTTCCGCCCGACCTCGCCGCCGGCGTCAATCGTGAGCGATTCCGCCGCGAGATACAAGTCGCGGCCCAACTCCAGCATCCTCACATCGTGCCGCTGTTGTCGGCCGGCGAGCAGGGCGATCTCCTGTGGTACACGATGCCCTTCATCGACGGTGAATCGCTGCGCACGGCGCTCGAGCGAAACAAACCGTTCGGTGTGCGCGAGGTCACACGAATCATTCACGACGTCGTCGACGCGCTCGCGTTCGCGCACGCCCGCGGCGTCATCCATCGCGACATCAAGCCGGGGAACATCCTGCGCCAAGGTGCCCACGCGCTCGTCACCGACTTCGGCGTCGCGAAAGCGCTGAGCGCGGCGCTGCCGATCAGCGGCGTCACCACGGCCGGGATCGCGATCGGAACGCCCGCCTACATGGCGCCCGAACAGCTCGCCGGCGACGCGGCCGCGGATCACCGCATCGACATCTACGCGGTCGGCCTCCTCGCGTACGAACTGTTGACAGGATCATCGCCGTTCACCGGGCCATCGCCGCGCGAAACGCTCGCGGCGCAACTGACGCGAGACCCGAAGCCGCTTCACGAAGTGTCGCCGGAGGTTCCAAGATCTCTCTCGTCGCTCGTCATGCGTTGTCTCGCGAAAGATCCGGCAGGCCGCCCTCAGCACGCCGAGGACATTCTTCACGAGCTGGACGCGATGACGATGCCGCTCGGCGTCACACCGCAGTCCGGCGGTGTCGAGCCGAAACCTCGACGCCGAACGGCGACGATCGTGTTGGCGACCGTCGCGCCGCTTGTCGTCATCGCCGCGCTGTACGCGCTCTCGCGCCGCGGATCGGCGCCCGGCGCGAAACCCGACTCGGCCGCCCCGGCGCTGACGGCGGTCAAGCCCGCTCTCCCGACACCGACACCGCCGGTCGCTCCCACGCAGTCCGGCGGCGCACCCGCCGCGACGTCCGCGCCCGCGGCTGCCGGGCCAACGGCGAAGGCTCAGCTGCCCAAGCCCGTCATCACGCACGACGATTCCGTTCGCATCGCCGAGGCGGTCCGCAAGCGGCTCGCGGCGGCGAAGACGCGCGATTCGATCACGCAGGCGCGCATCCAAGCGGAGACCGAGCGCAAGATGATGGACTCGATCATCGCCGCGAACGGGGGCACACCGTCGACGTCCGCCGGTCCGAGGCGA harbors:
- a CDS encoding TonB-dependent receptor codes for the protein MSRRAIPTRFVVNCAMLLAPTLLGAQQGARRARVDGSVRDSSGARVPDAGVAVAGEKAPRAVSDDSGAFHISGLSSGRTIFIARRFGFRPETVAVEVLDSRPTRLDFTLRRVAVQLDSQFVTADSARQFKMGAFNKRRGRGIGFFLTREDIEKHQSASVSELLRYVPGVTISQRMAGEPQPVHMQRSSNPTNQSTCTVALYVDGNPYPNGSVDDFPPGSLEGIEVYRSASEIPAEFRTRDSMCGLIALWTRDPEAARRHP
- a CDS encoding diguanylate cyclase, producing MKQDTLDPARANADVLLWQAPARIAIAMFLGLFELLFQQLDILGGSDLWVAITLVGYVLAIRLLSRRMRETGTAGNLMVAATVLADLAFIFGSTIASSPVAYYERILVLSFFVLHSVESYFGRTHATLTLLAVVVGYLVAVRVGALMLGTPQDPIEEIWSIALFTTAALLLIVQFGNIQRRLEHIVELFEWAEEGDFSRAYDVNTNTNPESITRVGRAYNRVRLQLASMVLTDPLTGCLNRRGLDQVLAREIARAGRTGQQISLIAVDLDHFKKVNDTYGHITGDVVLRELGMLLGQAARSGDMVARTGGEEFSILLPQTGPEGAYRMAVRIWETVRNHAFMVNGTRLKLTVSVGVVTSPGIGGDAVAASLKERADVTLYAAKRGGRDQVREWDDAFATSLTPAHDVPLVSNSGS
- a CDS encoding LLM class flavin-dependent oxidoreductase, which encodes MRYGYWLPVFGGWLRNVEDEGMAASWDYVRRLAQRSEEIGYDLTLIAELLLNDIKGIKAPSLDAWSTAAALAAVTERLELMVAVRPSFHPPAILAKQAANIDRISNGRLALNVVSAWWKDEARRFGAAFDEHDDRYGRTREWLDVVDGAWREPAFTYHGKFYNHDDIVLEPKPASKPGRPRPTIYAGGESEAAKTLISRQCDAYVMHGDPPERIAPKIADMRARREQASEALGIDLPPMQFGVAAYTIVRDSEAEVRDEIERITNVAAGSPGYENYRDWIANTKLEQQVSLQDYSVSNRGLRAGLVGTPEQVAERTSQFAEAGVDLLLLQCSPQLEEMERFAEEVIAARV
- a CDS encoding serine/threonine-protein kinase; protein product: MTDFAEQLQAALGTGYQLDSELTGGGMSRVFVAIDRALGRKVVVKVLPPDLAAGVNRERFRREIQVAAQLQHPHIVPLLSAGEQGDLLWYTMPFIDGESLRTALERNKPFGVREVTRIIHDVVDALAFAHARGVIHRDIKPGNILRQGAHALVTDFGVAKALSAALPISGVTTAGIAIGTPAYMAPEQLAGDAAADHRIDIYAVGLLAYELLTGSSPFTGPSPRETLAAQLTRDPKPLHEVSPEVPRSLSSLVMRCLAKDPAGRPQHAEDILHELDAMTMPLGVTPQSGGVEPKPRRRTATIVLATVAPLVVIAALYALSRRGSAPGAKPDSAAPALTAVKPALPTPTPPVAPTQSGGAPAATSAPAAAGPTAKAQLPKPVITHDDSVRIAEAVRKRLAAAKTRDSITQARIQAETERKMMDSIIAANGGTPSTSAGPRRLIITEPPPIRQWPEATLLGRAVADSLRRMLRPRSRQYTIVDADSVRLALSTTRDLGELTKNLSSDLVVSVRITALPHDSAFLYFQVSDLGAISSYRNRAATSRPGPKNEVLSNLDQLLLSVLTFLDEMSRAPRRGS
- a CDS encoding ShlB/FhaC/HecB family hemolysin secretion/activation protein, which produces MIVLVLSTAAALAFQGSPPPTPPTPPGTPAQQGGRAPACTGRCPGGRSRTPAVRDSTDGDSTDAPNCKGAVITACTNGHHRRQGIRRAVTAELQASAFKDATAKITLLAARAARLRQDSALVAYDATTYERISVGFGFGSIGRDRLLFRHEAAAHVRWQQGKGAWVDVKGARNAAPMLGKEAQVEIDNETNDPDLMGEIPYYPGYEPLWVGGGDVARAQVDETEIVHPIADGAEAYYTYETGDSVSFKLPDGTVIQLRELRVRPRQPKWNLGVGSLWFDTHSGQLVRAAYRLSVPLDIWAVATEDDPKSMDDVPVWVKPLITPMKAEVSAIAVEYSLHEGRFWLPRLRYAEAYAQVSFMKVPVKVEESFKYASVNGKDTIPTIPLAPARFQPPDSLSEDARIAWRDSVRAANRAYARAVRDSIRQGLKKPERRTSQCDTSAYRVSARSRYEGAVPIAMRVPCDTAALSHSPDLPPSIYDEGEEVFDAKDLQDLKAQALSLTAQAPLQFRLRMLPPPTISYGPALMRYNRVEGFSVGASVEQQLGGGYSGSAIGRIGFADFEPNLELSLARSNLTKTIRFTAYNRLVSASDWGHPLTFGSSFSALMFGRDEGFYYRASGIDLTRSLDGTFGGGVQMGWRLFAEQERTAKVKTNFSVDGDDFPANLVAQRGGYAGFSAHIDDQMGLNPEALRLFSSLRFESAIGRGDSAYGRAAFDVTASHGLGRLAGSLALSAGGSVGQLPPQRRWYLGGNATVRGQSPDTAQSGNAFWLTRAELGMNDAGARPTIFADLGWVGDRTKLSQVGRPMSGVGAGVSFLDGLFRFDVARGLYPRKQFRVDLYLESKF
- a CDS encoding XRE family transcriptional regulator, whose protein sequence is MARSHALRRPRAVPESVIPKNVLAKEIASILDDQQLTQTEAAYIMRDAPSQISLVVTGKLRGFSTERLIRMLARLGRDIDIVIRPARGKTGKVSVTRR